One stretch of Pseudoalteromonas shioyasakiensis DNA includes these proteins:
- a CDS encoding ABC transporter substrate-binding protein: protein MLSMSALCADKVSLQLKWTHQYQFAGYYMAAEKGFYKEAGLDVSIIPADPNHPDTFPKVLSGKADFAITHSGILQKRQQGAPVVALGAILQFSPYCWMVKNNSDIFQPRDFAGKKLSKIGSIENAELLVMLQRAGLSLESLMAASHEGGVKEWLAGDIDAVQVYVTNEPYTMTLQGVGHRLICPQKFGLNVYGDILYTSEQFLAKKPEVVERFYRASLKGWRYALLHLEESIDVTKQHYATQKSVQELAYEAHVLKSYIQPPGINLGNMSMAKWRLIADLYGLDQDEFDQAFEGFMYDQQQTEGFELSWMLILAIILSIACVPLYIRLISSNRR, encoded by the coding sequence ATGCTCTCTATGAGCGCACTGTGCGCTGATAAAGTTAGCTTACAATTAAAATGGACTCACCAGTATCAATTTGCAGGCTATTATATGGCTGCAGAAAAAGGCTTTTATAAGGAAGCGGGCCTTGATGTCTCTATTATACCTGCCGATCCAAACCACCCAGATACCTTCCCTAAAGTGTTAAGCGGCAAAGCTGACTTTGCTATTACTCACTCAGGCATATTACAAAAGCGCCAGCAAGGCGCACCGGTTGTTGCCCTTGGGGCAATATTGCAGTTTTCGCCTTATTGCTGGATGGTAAAAAATAACTCAGATATTTTTCAGCCTAGAGACTTTGCTGGTAAAAAGCTAAGTAAAATCGGTTCAATAGAAAATGCTGAGTTACTGGTGATGTTACAGCGTGCAGGATTGAGCCTAGAAAGCTTGATGGCAGCTAGCCATGAAGGAGGCGTTAAAGAGTGGCTCGCCGGTGATATAGATGCGGTGCAAGTTTATGTCACTAATGAGCCTTACACGATGACATTGCAAGGAGTAGGTCACCGACTCATTTGCCCGCAAAAGTTTGGTTTGAATGTGTATGGCGATATTTTATATACCTCTGAGCAATTTTTAGCGAAAAAGCCAGAGGTTGTTGAGCGCTTTTATCGTGCCAGCTTAAAAGGGTGGCGTTATGCCTTATTACACTTAGAAGAAAGCATCGATGTAACCAAGCAGCACTATGCTACCCAGAAAAGCGTACAAGAGCTGGCCTATGAAGCGCATGTTTTAAAAAGCTACATCCAACCTCCAGGAATTAATCTAGGTAATATGTCGATGGCAAAGTGGCGCTTGATTGCAGATTTATATGGCTTAGATCAGGATGAGTTTGATCAGGCTTTTGAAGGCTTTATGTATGATCAACAGCAAACAGAAGGGTTTGAGCTATCT
- the ilvA gene encoding threonine ammonia-lyase, biosynthetic: MVSQELDYFRAIIQANMEPLAKVTEVSEMADLSARLGNHVWLKREDQQPVYSFKLRGAFHKLSKLPKGSDVITASAGNHAQGVALSASFLGHKATIVMPVTTPEIKVNAVRSLGGEVVLHGHHFDAAKAHALELTEQRNGVFVPPFDDADVIVGQGTVARELMQQLNDLDAVFIPVGGGGLLAGMAVYIKSLRPDIKVIGVEADESACLKAALEAGKPVELDRVGSFADGVAVKVIGTETFRLAQKFCDEVVTVTGDEICAAMQDIFVSTRAIAEPSGALSTAGLKKWCQQNGVKGLNVAAILSGANLNFDRLRYVAERTALGEKNEALLAVTIKEEKGSFKQFCNSLGGRAITEFNYRYAGPGEAQIFVGIALRQGQQELDELKATLTENGYTFCDLSDNELAKLHIRYMVGGKAPAQLHERLLRFEFPEYPGALARFLDTLGSNWNITLFHYRNHGGSIGNVLAAFAIEPSDYEVFNEHLNRLGYNVQDETNNPCFTQFLTSQGQELSEVKAANQ; the protein is encoded by the coding sequence AATGGCTGATCTTAGTGCTCGGCTAGGCAATCATGTGTGGTTAAAGCGTGAAGACCAACAACCTGTTTATTCATTTAAACTACGCGGTGCATTTCATAAATTGAGCAAATTGCCAAAAGGTTCTGATGTGATTACAGCATCGGCTGGTAATCATGCGCAAGGCGTAGCTCTAAGTGCTTCATTTTTAGGGCATAAAGCAACTATTGTTATGCCTGTTACAACACCAGAAATTAAAGTGAATGCAGTGCGTTCTTTAGGTGGTGAAGTGGTATTACACGGCCATCATTTTGATGCTGCAAAGGCTCATGCTCTAGAGCTCACAGAGCAGCGCAATGGGGTGTTTGTACCACCGTTTGATGATGCAGATGTGATTGTTGGTCAAGGTACCGTTGCTCGTGAATTAATGCAGCAACTCAATGATCTTGATGCAGTCTTTATTCCTGTAGGCGGAGGTGGTTTACTTGCAGGCATGGCAGTGTACATTAAGTCGTTACGTCCTGATATTAAAGTCATCGGTGTTGAAGCCGATGAGAGTGCCTGCTTAAAAGCAGCCCTTGAAGCAGGTAAGCCGGTTGAGCTTGACCGTGTTGGTAGCTTTGCAGATGGTGTAGCAGTAAAAGTCATCGGCACAGAAACGTTTCGTTTAGCACAAAAGTTTTGTGATGAAGTGGTGACTGTAACGGGCGATGAAATCTGCGCAGCAATGCAAGATATCTTTGTTTCGACTCGCGCTATAGCTGAACCTTCAGGGGCATTATCAACAGCTGGCTTGAAAAAATGGTGTCAACAAAATGGAGTGAAAGGTTTAAATGTAGCCGCGATTTTATCGGGTGCAAATTTAAACTTCGACCGCTTACGTTATGTTGCTGAACGAACAGCTCTTGGCGAAAAGAACGAAGCATTGCTTGCCGTGACTATCAAAGAAGAGAAGGGCAGCTTTAAGCAGTTTTGTAACTCGTTAGGTGGCAGAGCTATCACCGAATTTAATTATCGCTATGCAGGCCCTGGCGAAGCACAAATCTTTGTAGGTATTGCTTTAAGACAAGGCCAACAAGAGCTTGATGAGCTAAAAGCGACACTGACAGAAAACGGCTATACGTTTTGTGACCTATCAGATAACGAGCTGGCTAAATTGCATATTCGTTATATGGTTGGTGGTAAAGCGCCAGCTCAACTTCATGAGCGTTTATTACGCTTTGAGTTTCCTGAATACCCAGGCGCACTGGCACGATTCTTAGATACCCTTGGTAGTAACTGGAATATTACTTTATTCCATTACCGCAACCATGGTGGATCGATTGGTAATGTGCTGGCGGCCTTTGCTATTGAACCGAGTGATTATGAGGTATTCAATGAGCATTTGAACCGTTTGGGATACAACGTTCAAGATGAAACGAACAACCCATGTTTCACCCAGTTCTTAACTAGCCAAGGTCAAGAACTTAGTGAAGTTAAAGCGGCAAATCAGTAG